TTTTCCTCACCTTCTTTTAAATTCTTCAGTGCTGTgtttccaaaataataaaataaactgcaAATATGTTTGTCTCAGCccaagggagggggaagaattGCCATCAGGAGGAGAATTGGAAAATAATGTTTGGTagagaatacagtggaacctcaggatgcgaatgtgatccatgcaggaggtacattcgcaacctgcagcgccacgcCTGTGCACGCGCATGACGTGATTCGGCGcttatgcgcaaagcgtgatttagtgtttctgcgcgaGCGCcggaacctggaagtaacccattccggtacttccgggttttggtgcgtccataacctgaaaacgtgtaacccgaagcgtctgtaacccaaggtaccactgtattgaaatttTAAGTTTTCATACTTGTGTCTTGGTGGTTATGAGAAAAGCCTGATTGGAACAGTGGGGATAAGTTTGTTCAGTGTTGGAAACAAAACCCTGCAACTGTTTTGAGAGAAGAGATATAAGAGGTTATGTAATAAAAAATGAATTGGCGGGGTCAGAGGAGAGCCCTCTTCCCATCCCCCCTGCTAACTGGGCAGTGAAGCAGCTGCTTAAAAGGTGGCTTCTCCCTTGTATATGCTGTTTATTATCCCAGCATGGTATCCCTCCCAGTGTTTGCTCCATGCTGGGGAAATGGAGTTCAGCTGTATACCAAATTGTGTATAGAGTTCTAGTCATCCTGTCTTGCTGCTTGTGGAAGGCCAGCTGCTCCCTTGAATGTGTGTGGGGGGCAGGTCTGTGTCTTATCTCAAAGACAGCTATTCCCTGTTTGAGCAATGAGgtaatttttgtttttctgggcAAGAGGATACACTTTGTTCCTGTGCTGTGAATGAGTTGCTCCTGTGCTGTGAATGACACACTATTGACATTCAATCTCTCAGCTACCAGCACGTCCTGGAAGCACCGCCCTTGAGCAGATGTGGCTCAGAGGCTGCCTACCATGGACTGCGTGGATTAACTGTGAACCGCCGAGGCTCGGAGCCAGCCATCTTGCCAGAAGCTTCAGTGAGGAGTTGGGGAGCGGCCCGGCGTGGCTCAGAACCAGCTGTCTCGGGCATGGCACAGCTACAGATGAACTTTGGGAGCATGAGGATGTCATttgaggaggaggatgaagatgatgataaAGCCATCCCTTCCTGGCACCCTCCAAATTGGGCCCTCAGTAAAGAATTTGTTCCCAGGCAGGCTGCTTCAGGTAAGCTCATGGAGAGGCTGGTTTTTGTGGGCTTGGGCTCTTGTTGCAGCCTTTGTTGTAGCTTCTGGGGATGGACCTTGTAGTGGGGCACATGAGCAAAACAGTTCTATTCCCTCGCTTCCCTATCTCCACCCTGCTTCTCACAATCTTTGTCATCTGACTGCTAACTCACAATTCTCTGTCAAGATGACTTTGTTATTAAGACACACACAATGGGATTTTGATTTGGCAATGTTCTAATGGAGTCGAAAAGAAATTTCCGCACACATGCCCCACAGTCTTGAGAAGTGCATCTGGGGTCCCTAAACCAATAGCCCAGTTACATGGAACATGCTTTTCTGTGAGAAACTTCTGTTTGGATAGGGCGCCATTTTGAATGACTTTGTCCAGTCCCAGCCATGGAAGGGACCCAACACGACATGTTGGCTCATTCTCCAGTTCCCGTGCAGCTATAATGAAAGGCCTCTTGTTTgtgaggtggggaaagggagccaGGTCATCATCAGTTGGTAACTCTGCATGGATGGAGACAGGAAGGGACTCTTCCAATGGCATCTTTTAAAGGCTATTCATTCCAGCTTTCCCCAACTgattctccttttcttccttacATGTTGCATCTTTATCTCTTTTTAGAGAAGTGATGGGGGAGATTGTAAGCTTGTTATTCTAATGTTTGTGCGGGCCCTTGTATTTTTAGACACTTGATAGAATAATAGTTGGACTGGTGGCAGCAGCGTCCTAGTTAGCTGTTTCTCTGCTGCTCAGGTTCCACATCCCATGAAGAGAGACTTGACACCACTTCCCTGATGCCAGAAGAAGCATCAGCCAAGGAGGCTGCTCCTGTGTCTGTGGTCTCGGAAGAGCCAAAGGTAGGTGGGATGCCTGCAAATGTAGAGTGATGAGAACAGACACTGCCATTTCAATAAAAACCAGTGGGATTCTCCTGAGCTCTCTGACTGAGGGATTTTGGAATGCAGTTGGAGCAGGAAATAAGTATTGGGAGATGTGAGGTGAGACGAGAGGGGAGGGATGCTTGAAACACACCCGGATTTTTAGCATCTGCCAACCAGGTGACCTCCTGATGCTCTGGATTacaactcttatcagccccagcaGATTAGTGAAGGCTGTCGTATCATCACCCATAAACCTATTTTGGTATGAGCTTCCAAGAAACAGGTTGCGCAACCACAGGAATTTATAACTTCAAGCTTTTGAAATGAGATTGATTAATAGGAAATCAAGTTTAGGCATGTGTGGTGGTGTTGCACCCAGCTGTGTGGAACCAGTGCAGATTTTAGGTGGATGAACTTCAGGGAAGCTGGAGTGTTGTGGAGAAGGCTTCCACGACCTGTtttagaaagtacagtggtacctctagttacgaacttaattcgtccagaggtgcgttcttaacctgaaactgttcttagctagAGGTGTGTTTCGCCAATGGGGcgtcttgctgccgctgtgccgccggcacacaatttccgttctcattctggggcaaagttctcaactcgaggtaactcttccaggttagcggagtttgtaacctgaagtgtttgtaactcaaggtaccactgtattctccaaCTGTTGTGTTCCTTTTCCAGGCAGTTGGAGGTTCAGAAGCGGCagaagctgctgcttctgcagagGTGCAGAAAAGTGAGGATGTGGTGTGCGGAATCTGCATGGACAAAATCTCTCAGAAGACCTTGCCTCAGGAGCGTCTGTTTGGCATTCTTCCTAACTGCTCCCATGCCTACTGCGTGACCTGCATCCGGAAGTGGAGGAAAAGCCGGGACTTTCACAATGCGGTGATTAAGTAAGTGCTTCATGGCCCAATTGCTTGCCTTGTGCTTGTGTCTTCTGGCAGGTTGCTGTCTGAAGTGTGTAGACTGGGTATTGGCAACCTTTGGCCGGGGATCTCCCACAATTGGGGcccctgctgtttttggactacaactcccatcatccctagctaccaggaccagtggtcagggattatgggagttgttctgcaaaagcagcaagaggcccaagtttgggaaagcctgcttTGACCCGTCAGATGCCGACAAACAACAACCATCATCATTGCTGTCCATTGGCCTTGCTTGCTGGGACTTGTAGCTTTAACCCCCTTTGTGAAAGCACTTTTTATCAAGAAGGTTTCTGGCTCTGCTGTTCTGGACCGCACCCCCAGGAAGTTGCTGTTAGGCTTCCATGTTGCTAAGCGTTCTGATGTTAGTGCAGTTGGGTTAGAACGTGGTGCTAATAAtgcaaaggttgcaggtttgatctccgTACAGGactgctgcatattcttgcattgcaaggggttggacaagatagccgggaccacataacgctggtcctgagagatctgcattggctcccagtacgtttccgagcacaattcaaagtgttggtgctgacctttaaagccctaaacggcctcagtcctgtatacctgaaggagcgtctccaccaccatcgttcagcccggacactgagacccagcgccgagggtcttctggcggttccctcattgcgagaagtgaggttactgggaaccagacagagggccttctcggtagtggctcccaccctatggaacaccctcccttcagatgtgaaggaaataagcagctatcctatctttaaaagacatctgaaggcagccctgttcagggaagtttttaatatttaatgctgtactg
The Podarcis raffonei isolate rPodRaf1 chromosome 6, rPodRaf1.pri, whole genome shotgun sequence DNA segment above includes these coding regions:
- the LOC128416044 gene encoding probable E3 ubiquitin-protein ligase makorin-1, with the protein product MEPWLSVGEGGAGGGSGSGRRASKGPGSHRIPCRNFARGTCRWGQNCRFSHDRKSTQICRYFQNGFCDYGDRCSYQHVLEAPPLSRCGSEAAYHGLRGLTVNRRGSEPAILPEASVRSWGAARRGSEPAVSGMAQLQMNFGSMRMSFEEEDEDDDKAIPSWHPPNWALSKEFVPRQAASGSTSHEERLDTTSLMPEEASAKEAAPVSVVSEEPKAVGGSEAAEAAASAEVQKSEDVVCGICMDKISQKTLPQERLFGILPNCSHAYCVTCIRKWRKSRDFHNAVIKGCPECRVTSTYFIPNQYWVSDSEEKEKLIENFKARTSKIRCKFFVRSNGHCPFKSECIYLHELPGGRLPAAKPQQRPERRRRRTVAFNPSPSDSSDEDDDDMYFIQWALTVALLQRERDFDYSDFLIWDSSDSSD